One part of the Prosthecobacter vanneervenii genome encodes these proteins:
- a CDS encoding transporter: MANNFITLLFAVVSPWGMADDWIVMERKNTRPLSTDRPDQTESACTVPKGWFQVESNLVSFSRTRQAGERSDDTSFCDFIFKYGVTHNTDLQVGWAPRLLHRSQDADSVLIGKNSGSGDLYLRMKTNLVGNDEGPYAIALLPWVKAPTATKGLGNQCWEYGLTINQELDIGGGWELGSSIFLSMAVTDHQTRYFEPAFTIAIGRDLTEKIGFYVETYQGWLTDEGRYWQSSLDGGFTYMVTPDLKFDVGANWYYNAQEAINPFVGVSFRF; the protein is encoded by the coding sequence GTGGCTAACAACTTTATCACCCTCTTATTTGCCGTCGTCAGCCCTTGGGGCATGGCGGACGACTGGATCGTCATGGAGCGGAAAAACACACGCCCCCTCAGCACCGACCGCCCAGACCAGACCGAATCCGCCTGCACCGTCCCCAAAGGCTGGTTCCAGGTGGAGAGCAACCTCGTCTCCTTCAGCCGCACACGTCAGGCTGGCGAGCGCTCTGACGACACCTCTTTCTGCGATTTCATTTTCAAATACGGAGTCACCCACAACACCGACCTCCAGGTCGGCTGGGCGCCCCGCCTGCTTCATCGCAGCCAGGACGCCGACAGCGTCCTCATCGGCAAAAACAGCGGCAGCGGAGACCTCTACCTCCGCATGAAAACCAATCTCGTGGGCAATGACGAAGGCCCCTACGCCATCGCCCTCCTGCCCTGGGTCAAGGCCCCCACCGCCACCAAGGGCCTGGGAAATCAGTGCTGGGAATACGGCCTCACCATCAATCAGGAGCTCGACATCGGCGGCGGCTGGGAGCTTGGCTCCAGCATCTTCCTCTCCATGGCCGTCACAGACCACCAGACACGCTATTTCGAGCCCGCTTTCACCATCGCCATCGGCCGCGACCTCACTGAAAAAATCGGCTTCTATGTCGAGACCTATCAGGGCTGGCTCACGGATGAAGGCCGCTACTGGCAGTCCTCCCTCGATGGCGGCTTCACCTACATGGTCACCCCTGACCTCAAATTCGACGTGGGCGCAAACTGGTATTACAACGCCCAGGAGGCCATCAATCCCTTTGTCGGCGTCTCATTCCGCTTTTAA
- a CDS encoding Nramp family divalent metal transporter: protein MENTPETGWRSRGDNSLPEVFRSVPVPQEGSFWRKMLAYAGPGFLVSVGYMDPGNWATDLAGGARYGYTLLSVILISNLIAILLQHLCVKLGVVTGRDLAQACRDHYPRPVVWFLWVLCEAAIAACDLAEVVGSAIGLQLLFGIPLVWGCVITTLDVMIVLLLQNRGFRYVEALVITLILTIGGCFAAEMIFAKPDLAGIASGFVPSAEIFKNREMLFVAIGILGATVMPHNLYLHSSIVQTRNFARDDAGKSEAIKFATIDSTFALMFALFINGGILIVAAAAFHTSGHKEVAEIQEAYELLSPVLGVGAASTLFAVALLASGQNSTLTGTLAGQIVMEGFLSIRLKPWLRRMITRLIAVVPAVCIIGYYGEGKTTDLLISSQVILSMQLSFAVIPLLCFTGEKSKMGRFANPLWIKLLAWASAIVIIVLNLKYLFDQFAPQSWINALGI, encoded by the coding sequence ATGGAAAACACTCCCGAAACCGGCTGGCGCTCACGCGGAGACAATTCGCTGCCTGAGGTCTTTCGCTCCGTACCCGTCCCACAGGAAGGAAGCTTCTGGCGCAAGATGCTCGCCTACGCAGGCCCCGGCTTCCTCGTCTCCGTCGGCTACATGGACCCCGGAAACTGGGCCACCGACCTCGCTGGCGGCGCCCGCTACGGCTACACCCTGCTTTCGGTCATCCTGATCTCCAATCTCATCGCCATCCTGCTCCAGCACCTCTGCGTCAAGCTGGGCGTCGTCACCGGGCGCGATCTCGCCCAGGCCTGCCGGGACCACTACCCGCGTCCAGTCGTCTGGTTCCTTTGGGTTTTGTGCGAGGCCGCCATCGCCGCCTGCGATCTCGCTGAGGTCGTCGGCTCCGCCATCGGCCTGCAGCTCCTCTTCGGCATCCCTCTCGTCTGGGGCTGCGTCATCACCACGCTCGATGTCATGATCGTCCTGCTTCTGCAAAATCGTGGCTTCCGCTACGTCGAGGCGCTCGTCATCACCCTCATCCTCACCATCGGCGGCTGTTTTGCCGCCGAGATGATCTTCGCCAAGCCTGATCTGGCGGGCATCGCAAGCGGCTTTGTGCCTTCAGCAGAGATCTTCAAAAACCGCGAGATGCTCTTCGTCGCCATCGGCATCCTCGGCGCCACCGTCATGCCTCACAATCTCTACCTGCACAGCTCCATCGTGCAGACCCGCAATTTCGCCCGCGACGACGCCGGCAAGTCCGAGGCCATCAAATTCGCCACCATCGACTCCACCTTCGCGCTCATGTTTGCGCTGTTTATCAATGGCGGCATCCTCATCGTCGCCGCAGCAGCTTTCCACACCAGCGGGCACAAGGAGGTCGCTGAGATCCAGGAGGCCTACGAGCTCCTCAGCCCGGTGCTCGGCGTCGGCGCGGCCAGCACACTCTTTGCCGTTGCCCTGCTCGCCAGCGGGCAAAACTCCACCCTCACTGGTACCCTCGCCGGTCAGATCGTCATGGAGGGCTTCCTCAGCATCCGCCTCAAGCCCTGGCTGCGCCGCATGATCACCCGCCTCATCGCCGTGGTCCCTGCTGTCTGCATCATCGGCTACTATGGCGAGGGAAAAACCACCGACCTCCTCATCTCGAGTCAGGTCATCCTCTCCATGCAGCTCAGCTTTGCCGTCATCCCCCTGCTCTGCTTCACCGGAGAAAAGTCCAAGATGGGCCGCTTTGCCAACCCGCTCTGGATCAAGCTCCTCGCCTGGGCCAGCGCCATCGTCATCATAGTTCTCAACCTCAAATATCTTTTCGATCAATTCGCCCCTCAGTCCTGGATCAACGCCCTCGGAATCTAA
- a CDS encoding universal stress protein, giving the protein MYQKILVALDASASDQELLPAITQLATLMQSQLLLVHVADGWAARNFDQLKLAESEEMKQDLNYLETTAASLRSTSGLTVNIRLVLGEPPDQLLKVAAEENIDLIALASHGHRLIGDIIHGSTIDAVRHKATVPLFVVPPKRTP; this is encoded by the coding sequence ATGTACCAGAAAATCCTCGTCGCCCTGGACGCCAGCGCCTCCGATCAGGAGCTCCTGCCCGCCATCACCCAGCTCGCAACCCTCATGCAGAGCCAGCTCCTTCTCGTCCACGTCGCAGACGGCTGGGCCGCTCGAAACTTCGACCAGCTCAAGCTCGCCGAATCCGAAGAGATGAAGCAGGACCTCAACTACCTGGAAACAACAGCTGCCAGTCTCCGCTCCACCTCCGGCCTGACTGTCAACATCCGCCTCGTCCTCGGAGAGCCGCCCGACCAGCTCCTCAAAGTCGCCGCCGAGGAAAACATCGACCTCATCGCCCTCGCCTCCCACGGCCACCGCCTCATCGGCGACATCATCCACGGCAGCACCATCGACGCTGTCCGCCACAAAGCCACCGTCCCCCTCTTCGTCGTCCCGCCCAAGCGCACACCTTGA
- the trpS gene encoding tryptophan--tRNA ligase, translating to MRILSGLQPSGRLHIGNFFGMMEPALKLQHEGDAYYFIADYHSLTSVHDGKALRSYVRELAIDFLACGLDPDKCVFFRQSDVPEHCELSWILSTITPMGLLERCTSYKDKVARGIQASHGLFAYPVLMAADILIYDSDIVPVGKDQKQHVEVTRDIAIKMNETFGEGLFKLPQPRIQEATAVVPGLDGQKMSKSYDNTIPLFEEPGPLKKKIMGIKTDSTPVEAPKPVEGSSILALYKLVASQSDYDAMVADHLNGGVGYGDFKKRLLQGITDYFAPFRARRDEIIADKGYVDKVLAEGAEKARAVARKTLSRVRDAVGLG from the coding sequence ATGCGCATCCTTTCAGGCCTTCAACCCAGCGGCAGACTCCACATCGGCAATTTCTTCGGCATGATGGAGCCGGCCCTCAAGCTCCAGCACGAGGGCGACGCCTACTACTTCATCGCCGACTACCACTCCCTGACCTCCGTCCACGATGGCAAGGCCCTTCGCAGTTACGTCCGGGAACTTGCCATTGACTTCCTGGCCTGCGGACTGGACCCGGACAAATGCGTCTTCTTCCGCCAGAGCGATGTGCCGGAGCACTGCGAGCTCTCCTGGATCCTCAGCACCATCACCCCCATGGGCCTGCTCGAGCGCTGCACCAGCTACAAGGACAAAGTCGCCCGCGGCATCCAGGCCTCCCACGGCCTCTTCGCCTACCCCGTACTCATGGCGGCAGACATCCTCATCTACGATAGCGACATCGTCCCCGTGGGCAAAGATCAGAAGCAGCACGTCGAAGTCACCCGCGACATCGCCATCAAGATGAACGAAACCTTTGGCGAGGGCCTCTTCAAGCTGCCCCAGCCGCGCATCCAGGAAGCCACCGCCGTCGTCCCCGGACTCGATGGTCAGAAGATGAGCAAGAGCTACGACAACACCATCCCGCTCTTCGAAGAACCCGGCCCGCTCAAAAAGAAGATCATGGGCATCAAGACCGACTCCACCCCCGTGGAGGCGCCCAAGCCCGTCGAAGGCAGCAGCATCCTGGCTCTCTACAAGCTCGTCGCCTCACAGTCCGACTATGACGCCATGGTGGCAGACCACCTCAATGGCGGCGTCGGCTACGGAGACTTCAAAAAGCGCCTCCTGCAGGGCATTACCGACTACTTCGCCCCCTTCCGCGCCCGTCGCGATGAAATCATCGCAGACAAGGGCTACGTGGACAAAGTCCTCGCCGAAGGCGCTGAAAAAGCCCGCGCCGTCGCCCGCAAGACCCTCAGCCGCGTGCGCGATGCTGTGGGCCTGGGTTGA
- the rnr gene encoding ribonuclease R encodes MEKKLLGLLGSEDYIPSNVPELLSQLGMKPNQQQVLQGLLKRLEKQGKILRTKGNRYIEAEEADLVPGVIQVTRGGRGFVMPDEGGGAEISVPESKMDTAMHGDRVLVRLDFKPGQQDRSGSVVRILERRRTQVVGTLQRTKQFLHVTPDDPRLPGVIYVPEPRDVGRKAIVGDKVVVEITQWGSGKVAPEGEVIEVLGPPDEEGVDMLSVLRNYDLPLHFPKNVLNEAHAIAKSRPDNQPSAQECAGRVDCRPHNVVTIDPDDAKDFDDAICMQREGEQWRLWVHIADVSHYVKPGSALDVEASKRGNSTYLVDRVIPMLPEALSNELCSLKPNVDRLTKCVEFVMSKHGQVVSAKFYSAVIRSKRRFTYKEAFAVLQAPPNNETEQMLHDAHEMAQKIRHLRFKNGSLDLDFPENKIRLDENGKVLRIEKIENDVSHQLIEEFMLLANEAVAGRLMGLNRNSVYRVHESPKEKRLNDFREEVLSHRVPCGDLTHRPEVQKLLARLQTLPIGPALKIGFLRSLMRARYAMEPLGHYGLAKPKYTHFTSPIRRYADLVVHRSLFDKAELQAGDARQIASHISATEKNSADAERDSKEVKLYAYLKAQLVSRKPHSYEALVTEVRNFGFFVDVPDLGLSGVVPLSAIPDDFFIFDPVTRLLTGRHTRRVIRLGDNVVVQIYKVDSARKQVDFKLVVNPQEEGRSRKPEKKGREERRERDRREIKSAPPRKPGHGHKRAQQNKKRKR; translated from the coding sequence ATGGAAAAGAAATTATTGGGGCTGCTGGGCAGTGAGGATTACATACCCTCGAATGTGCCGGAGCTGCTCTCGCAACTGGGCATGAAGCCCAATCAACAGCAGGTGCTGCAAGGTCTGCTCAAACGCCTGGAAAAGCAGGGAAAGATCCTTCGCACGAAGGGAAACCGATACATTGAGGCCGAGGAGGCGGACCTGGTGCCTGGAGTGATCCAGGTAACAAGAGGCGGTCGTGGATTTGTGATGCCGGATGAAGGAGGGGGCGCTGAGATCAGCGTGCCGGAAAGCAAGATGGACACCGCCATGCATGGCGACCGCGTGCTGGTGCGCCTGGATTTCAAGCCCGGGCAGCAGGATAGAAGCGGCAGCGTGGTGCGCATTTTGGAGCGCCGTCGCACCCAGGTGGTGGGCACGCTGCAGCGCACAAAGCAGTTTCTGCATGTGACGCCAGATGATCCACGCCTGCCGGGAGTGATCTATGTGCCTGAGCCGCGTGATGTGGGCCGCAAGGCCATCGTGGGTGACAAGGTGGTGGTGGAAATCACGCAATGGGGCAGCGGAAAAGTGGCTCCTGAGGGCGAGGTAATCGAGGTGCTGGGGCCTCCGGATGAGGAGGGTGTGGACATGCTCTCCGTGCTGCGGAACTACGACCTGCCGCTGCACTTTCCCAAGAATGTGTTAAACGAGGCGCATGCGATTGCGAAGTCGCGCCCTGACAACCAACCGAGCGCGCAGGAGTGCGCCGGGCGTGTGGACTGCCGCCCGCACAACGTGGTGACCATCGACCCGGATGACGCGAAGGATTTTGATGATGCCATCTGCATGCAGAGGGAAGGAGAGCAGTGGAGGCTGTGGGTGCACATCGCGGATGTGTCCCACTATGTGAAGCCGGGCAGCGCGCTGGATGTGGAAGCGAGCAAGCGCGGCAACTCGACCTACCTGGTGGACCGCGTGATCCCCATGCTGCCGGAAGCGCTGAGCAACGAGCTGTGCTCCCTGAAACCGAATGTGGACCGCCTGACGAAGTGCGTGGAGTTTGTGATGTCGAAGCACGGGCAGGTGGTGAGTGCGAAGTTTTACTCCGCCGTGATCCGCTCGAAGAGGCGCTTTACCTACAAGGAGGCGTTTGCCGTGCTGCAGGCACCGCCGAACAATGAGACGGAGCAGATGCTGCACGATGCACATGAGATGGCGCAGAAGATACGCCATCTGCGGTTCAAGAACGGATCGCTGGATCTGGATTTCCCCGAGAACAAGATCCGACTGGACGAGAACGGCAAGGTGCTGCGGATCGAGAAGATCGAGAATGATGTGTCGCATCAGCTCATTGAGGAATTCATGCTTCTGGCAAACGAGGCGGTGGCGGGGAGGCTGATGGGGCTGAACCGGAATTCGGTGTATCGCGTGCATGAGTCGCCGAAGGAAAAGCGGCTGAATGATTTCCGCGAGGAAGTGCTGAGCCACCGGGTGCCGTGCGGAGACCTGACGCACCGGCCGGAGGTGCAGAAGCTGCTGGCCCGGCTGCAGACGCTGCCTATCGGCCCCGCGCTGAAGATCGGATTTCTACGCTCACTGATGCGTGCGCGTTATGCGATGGAGCCTCTGGGGCATTATGGCCTGGCCAAGCCGAAATACACGCACTTCACCTCGCCGATCCGCCGGTATGCCGACCTGGTGGTGCACCGCTCTCTTTTCGACAAAGCGGAGCTGCAGGCGGGAGATGCGCGGCAGATCGCGAGCCACATCAGCGCGACGGAGAAGAACTCCGCCGATGCCGAGCGCGACAGCAAGGAGGTGAAGCTGTACGCCTACCTCAAGGCGCAGCTCGTCTCCAGAAAACCGCACTCGTATGAGGCGCTGGTGACCGAGGTGCGGAACTTTGGATTCTTTGTGGATGTGCCGGATCTGGGGCTGAGCGGCGTGGTGCCGCTCTCCGCGATCCCGGATGATTTCTTCATCTTTGATCCTGTGACGCGCCTGCTGACCGGGCGGCATACACGCCGTGTCATCCGTCTGGGAGACAATGTGGTGGTGCAGATCTACAAGGTGGACAGCGCGCGGAAGCAGGTGGACTTCAAGCTGGTGGTCAACCCTCAGGAAGAGGGGCGGTCACGCAAACCGGAAAAGAAGGGGCGCGAAGAACGGCGCGAGCGGGACCGCCGCGAGATCAAGAGTGCGCCGCCGCGCAAGCCGGGGCATGGCCACAAGCGTGCGCAGCAGAACAAGAAGCGGAAACGCTGA
- a CDS encoding YkgJ family cysteine cluster protein encodes MESASFAEAATRLCTACGMCCDGTMFQIVRMQPGDVPAALGRLGLKIRCRDGEYHMEQPCPALQEKGCTVYDKRPVRCRLFHCQQLLRMENGETTEAEVMTMIQDTRAQVAQVRGLIEACGLREDGQSLMERHERVMSTPVNEALEPELVSVREELDEAMRKLKLRLNREFRVPPNSH; translated from the coding sequence ATGGAGTCCGCGTCTTTCGCTGAAGCTGCCACGCGCCTGTGCACGGCGTGCGGCATGTGCTGTGACGGGACGATGTTTCAGATCGTGCGGATGCAGCCGGGAGATGTGCCGGCGGCGCTGGGGAGGCTGGGGCTGAAAATCCGCTGCCGTGATGGCGAGTACCACATGGAGCAGCCATGCCCGGCGCTGCAGGAGAAGGGATGTACGGTTTATGATAAGAGGCCGGTGCGATGCCGGTTGTTTCACTGCCAGCAACTGCTTCGCATGGAGAATGGTGAAACAACAGAGGCGGAGGTCATGACGATGATCCAGGACACACGTGCGCAGGTGGCGCAGGTGCGCGGATTGATCGAGGCCTGCGGGCTGCGCGAGGACGGGCAGTCGCTGATGGAGCGCCATGAACGTGTGATGTCCACGCCCGTGAATGAAGCACTGGAGCCGGAGCTGGTGAGCGTGCGTGAGGAGCTGGATGAAGCAATGCGGAAACTGAAGCTGAGATTGAACCGGGAGTTCCGGGTGCCGCCGAATTCTCATTGA
- a CDS encoding glycosyltransferase family 4 protein, translating to MKLALIRRQYSATGGAELYVQRLLGALAAAGHETHLFAEKWQGQAEGVKFHSVSVEGARAEKPLRFAEAVNAALQHERFDCVFSLERTLKQDVYRAGDGLHRVWLERRRQFAPWWKRPLVGLGAFHRNMMALEAQAFDPANTQRVIVNSEMVRGEIAQHFPDFPQERVHTIRNGVDVKRFKSVTREDARRRFGLEEKDFVLVFVGSGWERKGLPWLLKFMSGHGDDPHLKLLVVTRDRMRGRVPQNVILTGPMSDVEAAYAAADVLTFLPIYEPCSNVVSEALATGIPVITTSYNGASELIDSGVNGHVLDDPTDLATLGMCINHWRARGGGNSVKTRLPLDLELNVELTLQVLEKTARG from the coding sequence ATGAAACTCGCCCTCATCCGCCGCCAGTACTCCGCCACCGGAGGTGCGGAGCTGTATGTGCAGAGGCTGCTGGGGGCGCTGGCCGCCGCCGGGCATGAGACACACCTCTTTGCTGAAAAATGGCAGGGGCAGGCCGAGGGCGTGAAGTTTCACAGCGTCAGCGTGGAGGGCGCGAGGGCGGAGAAGCCGCTGCGATTTGCGGAGGCGGTGAATGCTGCGCTGCAGCATGAGAGGTTTGACTGTGTGTTCAGCCTGGAGCGAACGCTGAAGCAGGATGTTTACCGTGCAGGTGACGGGCTGCATCGTGTGTGGCTGGAGAGGCGCCGACAGTTTGCACCGTGGTGGAAACGGCCGCTGGTGGGGCTGGGAGCGTTTCACCGAAACATGATGGCGCTGGAAGCGCAGGCTTTTGATCCGGCGAACACACAGCGGGTCATCGTGAACTCCGAGATGGTGCGCGGGGAAATAGCGCAGCACTTCCCTGACTTTCCGCAGGAGCGCGTGCACACCATCCGCAACGGAGTGGATGTGAAGCGGTTTAAAAGCGTGACGAGAGAGGATGCGCGCAGGCGCTTCGGTCTGGAGGAGAAGGATTTTGTGCTGGTCTTTGTAGGCTCCGGCTGGGAGCGCAAGGGGCTGCCGTGGCTGCTGAAATTCATGTCAGGGCACGGCGATGATCCGCATCTGAAGCTGCTGGTGGTCACACGGGACCGCATGCGCGGCCGGGTCCCGCAGAATGTGATTCTGACCGGGCCGATGAGCGATGTGGAGGCGGCCTACGCTGCGGCGGATGTGCTGACCTTCCTGCCGATCTATGAGCCGTGTTCGAACGTGGTGAGCGAGGCGCTGGCCACGGGCATCCCGGTGATCACGACGAGCTACAATGGAGCGAGCGAGCTGATCGATTCGGGTGTGAACGGACATGTCCTGGATGATCCGACGGATCTGGCCACGCTGGGCATGTGCATCAACCACTGGCGCGCACGCGGTGGTGGCAACTCTGTGAAGACGAGGCTGCCGCTGGATCTGGAGCTGAACGTGGAGCTGACGCTGCAAGTGCTGGAGAAGACGGCGAGAGGATAG
- a CDS encoding Hsp33 family molecular chaperone HslO, producing MSQMLEPDLSVVDLRSYFVRKRNALLVRGRFSPLYLDYYLHLMQHGIQNKESLDQMLKDALAGLALHLCSRPQDESCAWTIHVKEPQRANLFVTGSTRPGRVTGRVFTEDVRQEGEALFIAQTTRPEHPTRQSMIEFQGSDMLKAVETFYTTSEQRLTRFFRLEEEEFVQISAEPDCDEEWLAALTLEQVLALETDEHLTLLETRGYVFECGCSVERLMPIILRLPKDDLDHIFADGVAIITCPRCGAVFRTAKESFEQWRSANS from the coding sequence ATGAGTCAGATGCTAGAACCGGATCTTTCCGTGGTGGACCTCCGCTCCTACTTTGTGCGGAAGCGCAACGCTCTGCTGGTGCGCGGGCGCTTCAGCCCGCTGTATCTGGATTACTACCTGCACCTGATGCAGCACGGCATCCAGAACAAGGAGTCGCTGGACCAGATGCTGAAGGATGCGCTGGCCGGGCTGGCGCTGCACCTCTGCTCGCGCCCGCAGGACGAGTCCTGCGCGTGGACGATCCATGTGAAGGAGCCGCAGAGAGCGAACTTGTTTGTGACGGGGAGCACGAGGCCGGGGCGGGTGACGGGGCGTGTCTTCACCGAGGACGTGCGCCAGGAGGGAGAGGCGCTTTTCATTGCGCAGACGACGCGGCCTGAGCATCCCACACGGCAGAGCATGATCGAATTTCAAGGCAGTGACATGCTCAAAGCGGTGGAGACTTTCTACACCACGAGCGAGCAGCGGCTGACGCGCTTCTTCCGCCTGGAGGAGGAGGAGTTTGTGCAGATCTCTGCAGAGCCGGACTGTGACGAGGAGTGGCTGGCGGCGCTGACGCTGGAGCAGGTGCTGGCACTGGAAACAGACGAGCACCTGACGCTGCTGGAAACGCGCGGGTATGTGTTTGAGTGCGGATGCTCGGTGGAACGGCTGATGCCGATCATCCTGCGGCTGCCAAAGGATGATCTGGACCACATCTTTGCCGACGGAGTGGCCATCATCACGTGTCCGCGCTGCGGTGCGGTCTTCCGCACGGCGAAGGAGAGCTTTGAGCAGTGGCGGTCAGCAAATTCCTAG
- a CDS encoding helix-turn-helix domain-containing protein, whose amino-acid sequence MKPVFEKVPKRQWESFHCEVVRAMDYGTRWHFHPEYQLTLAIESRGHRVVGDNIGALTDGDIVLIGSNLPHVWHQDTSAKSRRVNAIIVRFDETFLGRDFMALPEMEPVKRLLQRAARGLEVRGAARTAVTEHMKRLADSEGLGRVIELLAILNALAKSEELKPLASSNFEPKLESADQGRMERVIDFIHTHLTEEIDRERLAKLAHLSLGAFSRFFHSRTGKTVPQYVNEVRIGRACGMLAEDVSNITDIAMDCGYRNLANFNRRFREVMGTTPSAYRQKFRGMAGK is encoded by the coding sequence ATGAAGCCTGTTTTTGAAAAAGTGCCGAAACGCCAGTGGGAGTCTTTTCACTGTGAGGTGGTGCGGGCGATGGACTACGGGACGCGATGGCATTTCCATCCGGAGTATCAGCTGACGCTGGCGATTGAGAGCCGTGGGCACCGGGTGGTGGGAGACAACATTGGGGCGCTGACGGACGGGGACATTGTTTTGATCGGGTCCAACCTGCCACATGTATGGCACCAGGACACGAGTGCGAAATCCCGCCGGGTGAATGCGATCATCGTGCGCTTTGACGAGACCTTTCTGGGGCGTGACTTCATGGCGCTGCCGGAAATGGAGCCGGTGAAGCGGCTGCTGCAGCGTGCGGCGCGGGGACTGGAGGTGCGCGGGGCTGCCCGTACGGCGGTGACCGAGCATATGAAGCGACTGGCTGACAGCGAGGGGCTGGGGCGGGTGATCGAGCTGCTGGCGATCCTGAATGCGCTGGCGAAGTCCGAGGAACTGAAGCCGCTGGCGAGCTCGAACTTTGAGCCGAAACTGGAGTCCGCCGACCAGGGGCGGATGGAGCGGGTGATCGACTTCATCCACACGCACCTGACCGAGGAAATCGACCGCGAGCGGCTGGCGAAGCTGGCGCACCTGAGCCTGGGGGCCTTCAGCCGGTTCTTCCACTCGCGCACGGGCAAAACGGTGCCGCAGTATGTGAACGAGGTGAGAATCGGCCGTGCGTGCGGGATGCTGGCGGAGGATGTGTCGAACATCACGGACATCGCGATGGACTGCGGATACCGCAACCTGGCGAACTTCAACCGCCGCTTCCGGGAGGTGATGGGGACCACGCCGAGTGCGTACCGGCAGAAATTCCGCGGCATGGCCGGGAAGTGA
- the prfB gene encoding peptide chain release factor 2 (programmed frameshift) encodes MEKTSKTILTDLQALDTTALKAKLGELRRIFDVPKLKDELAMLEDRLAAPGFWDDANAARKTIDRTNVIKKKIGPLQDLEARTGDFDGLIELAKEAGDMETWREVELEHKKLEADVGAFELSQLLKGPFDRGNAFITIHSGAGGTEACDWADMLMRMYQRWCVRRGYKVELIDHEAGDDVGTRSATLEVIGENAFGYLQAERGVHRLVRISPFDAAKKRHTSFASIDVTPDSEEDIDIQIREEDLKIDTYRAGGKGGQNVNKVETAVRITHVPSGVIVACQIERSQPKNRAKAMAMLKAKLYQIEEDKRKAELDRQYGEKSDIGWGSQIRSYVFQPYQMVKDLRTGVKTSNISDVMDGDLDSFMEAMLRGQKAGEGDKDDDE; translated from the exons ATGGAAAAGACCAGCAAGACCATCCTCACCGACCTCCAGGCCCTCGACACCACCGCCCTCAAGGCCAAGTTGGGGGAACTCCGGAGG ATCTTTGACGTACCGAAATTAAAAGACGAGCTGGCCATGCTAGAGGACCGCCTGGCGGCCCCTGGCTTCTGGGATGATGCGAATGCGGCGCGCAAGACGATCGACCGCACGAATGTCATCAAAAAGAAAATCGGGCCGCTACAGGATCTGGAAGCGCGGACTGGTGATTTTGACGGACTCATCGAACTGGCCAAGGAGGCTGGTGACATGGAGACGTGGCGTGAGGTGGAGCTGGAGCACAAGAAACTCGAGGCGGACGTCGGTGCCTTTGAGCTGAGCCAGCTGCTGAAAGGACCCTTTGACCGTGGTAATGCCTTTATCACCATCCATTCCGGAGCCGGTGGCACAGAGGCTTGTGACTGGGCGGACATGCTGATGCGCATGTATCAGCGCTGGTGCGTGCGGCGCGGCTACAAGGTGGAGCTGATCGATCATGAAGCTGGCGATGACGTGGGCACGCGCTCTGCGACGCTGGAAGTGATCGGCGAAAACGCCTTTGGCTATCTCCAGGCCGAGCGCGGTGTGCATCGTCTGGTGCGCATCTCCCCGTTTGATGCGGCCAAGAAGCGCCACACCAGCTTTGCTTCGATCGACGTCACCCCTGACTCAGAGGAGGACATCGATATCCAGATCCGCGAAGAAGACCTGAAAATTGACACGTACCGTGCCGGCGGCAAAGGCGGGCAAAACGTGAACAAGGTGGAGACGGCGGTGCGAATCACGCACGTGCCGAGCGGCGTGATCGTGGCGTGCCAGATCGAGCGAAGCCAGCCGAAGAACCGCGCGAAGGCGATGGCGATGCTGAAGGCGAAGCTGTACCAGATCGAGGAAGACAAGCGCAAAGCCGAGCTGGACCGCCAGTATGGCGAGAAGAGCGACATCGGCTGGGGGTCACAGATTCGCAGCTACGTCTTCCAGCCCTACCAGATGGTCAAAGACCTCCGAACCGGGGTGAAGACCAGCAACATCTCCGACGTGATGGACGGCGACTTGGATTCCTTCATGGAAGCCATGCTGCGCGGACAGAAGGCCGGGGAAGGAGATAAGGACGACGACGAGTAG